The following DNA comes from Flavobacterium sp. N3904.
AATAACAGGTAAACCAACAATTACTGTTGGCTCAGTAGGACTTTCTAGTGATTTCTTTGGAGCATTTGCTGGCGAAAGTTCACAGCCAACCTCTTTAGATGAACTCATAAGACGTTTAGACAGAGGAGATTTTGACCTTGTAGCGGTAGGACGACCTCTTTTAGCCGACCCAAATTGGGTAGCCAAGATAGAATCAGGAAAAATGGATCAACTGATAGGCTTTAGTAAAGAAGCTTTGGGTGAATTGGTATTATAATAAATTTGTAGAGGGTAATAATCTATTAAAAGAGTTAAAAACAGAAAGGAATTTTAACAATTTCTTTCTGTTTTTTTTACACTTAAACCTAAACAAGACATTAAAGACCTGATAACTATTTTTGCAACTAATTATCTCCCAAAGTCATCTTGCAAACGAACAATATCCTCTTCATCTGAAGAGTTTTCTGGGTCTGTATGCTCCCAAATCTCAGCAACTACTCCCCAAGATTCCAATCCAATTAAGCGATGACGTTCTCCTTTGTCCATTTGTATAAAAGTGCCAGGTGCAAGCTCTTGAATTTCTCCTTCTTCATCTGTCATACTGGTCTTCACACCTACTAAACCAGATAGTATTTCCCAGATTTCCGCTCTGCGAAAATGATATTGCCATGACAAACGTTTATGAGGAGCCACAACCAAAATCTTTGGACTTAACTTATTGGTAATTGTAATCGCTTCCATCTCCAAATGTGGAAAAAATTTTGCTACAAAAGCACCCGCCTGACTTTCATCAATTACAAAAAAACCTCCCCATGGTCTGGTTTGATCTTCTTGAACGACTGAGAAATTTTCTTTTTTTAATGCTGCTGCAATTTGCTCAAAAACGGCAATTTTATCTAAATTATTTGAGATATTTAAATTCATTTTTTTAGTTTTATTTTTAAAGTAAATGTTCTATTCGAAATTAAAGTTTGTTAATTCTAATTTCTGTAAATAATAAAATCATTGGTTTTTAATTGGGTACTGCCCATTAAAATTTGCCCTCCTTTTGGAAGGCTTATTTTCTTTTCCGAACCAAAGTTAATCAGGACCGTAATTTGGTCTCCTTCAAAAGATCGGGTAAATAGAATTTGATCTTCTTTATAGTCAAGCCTATCATACTTACCATATTGCAAGACTTTTTCATTATTTCTTAAGGCAATCAACTTTTTGTAGCGATTAAGAATTGAATTTTCTTTGGTTAATAACTCTAAAACATTATTTTTTTGGTAATCAGAATTGGTTTTAATCCAAGTTTTCTCTTTTGAAAATCCTGCAAAAGCATTTCCATTCCACTGCATTGGACTACGCGATTTATCCCGATTGTGTTCATTCCCTTCCTTGAGTGCCTCATCGGGATTATTACCTTTGGCAAGGGTCAATTCATAATGCGTTTTCCCTTGAATATCGACCATTTCTTCAAGATTTTTAACAATGATATTGTGCATTCCTATTTCTTCGCCATAGTACACAAAAGGAACTCCTTTGGCGGTAAGCATCAAAGCCGCCAGTGCCAAAGCTCTGTTGGGACTTCCATCAGCCAATCGATCGATCATTCGAGGCATATCATGGCTTCCAAAAAACAAAGTTGGATAATTACTCATGTTTTTCTCCATGCTTTGCAACTCATCAAAAATACGTTTTGATGAAAATGTTTTGATGCTTCCAAAGTTGAAATTAAAAACCACATCCAACAAATCCTGTGATTGGTATTGTTTCAGGACTTCTATTTTGTCGCTACCAATTTCTCCAACAATAAAACGATTATTATACTCGTTCACAGTCGATTTTATGATTCGCATCGCGTCTTTCACGCCTTTTTGGTCGATGTCGTTTTTGTGATCTTGCACACCCTCTTTCATAGGATTGTCTGTCGTAATTCCGTCAGTGTTCAAAAAATTGATAACATCCAGTCGAAATCCATCTACACCGGCATCCAACCAAAAGCGAAGTACTTTTTGAACCTCAGCCACCACTTTTGGATTTGCCCAATTGAGATCGGCCATTCTTACATCAAACTTATGATAATAAAATTGATCCGTCAAAGTGTCTTTTTGCCAAGCAGTTCCTCCGAAAAAAGATTCCCAATTGTTGGGTTTATCTTTCCAGATATAATAATCACGATAAGGATTGTCTTTTGATTTTCGAGATTCCTGAAACCACTTACAATCGGTGGAAGTGTGATTCAAAACCATGTCCATTATCACTTTGATTCCTCTTTTGTGTGCTTCCTTCAAGAAAACCTCAAAATCGGATTTATTGCCATAAGTGGGATCAACTTTATAATAATTGGCAATATCATAGCCATTATCCACTTTTGGCGAAGTGAGAAAAGGAGTCAACCAAATGCCCTTTATACCTAGCGATTGCAAGTAATCTAACTTCACAGTCATTCCTTTAAAATCACCATAGCCATCACCGTTGCTATCGGCATAACTCGGCATATAGATTTGGTAAAAAACAGATTCTTTCCACCATTTCTTTTCTGTGTTCTGTGCTTTTAAAGAACCCGACTCAAACATAAAGAAAGAAAGGAGCACGATAATTATTAATTTAGATTGCATACACAACACTTTTAATTTTTCAGTTGAAAATTGTAATCCACCACGACACCATTTACCAACATTTTCGAGCCCGAGTAAGTGATTTTTCCATTAGCAGGAACGACTACAATTACAGCTGAATTTAATGCCCCAATTTTAATATTTGCGGAAGCAGAAACGTTTTTTGCAACAAAAGTTCCAGAAACGGTATTGTATAAATTCACTTTTTTATCTTTCCCAATTTTTAATGAAACCGTTTTGTCCGTCGTATATGGGTTGTAATACAAGAACGAAGGATAGGCTTTGTCATGGAAAAAATCGGTTGCTAGCAAATTCAATTGCAAAATTCCTTCTACATTGGTCGTCTTGATAATACTACCAAAGATTCCCACATGAGCACTACCATAAACACTCAATTGTGATTCTTCTGGATTTTTGCCCGGTACCCAAAGCGGTCCGTCTCCTTGTGCAACAGGAGCTGGCACATAATCATATTTATCGTAATTCGATTTTTTAATCATTCCTTCATAGGCTATTACTCCTTTTCCTGCTTCGGCTAATTGTGGAATTGTTTCATGCTCATCCGGCATGTATTTTGGATAAAAATAACGAGATGCATTTGCTGCATTCAACATCCATTTCCCGATAGCCGAGGCATACGATTGGTTGTATCGCACCATTGGTACCAACGGCCAAGCCATATCATAGGTATTCATCAAAAAACCATAACCACCATGATCCACAGTGCTTCCTACAATACCTGAAATATCAAACCCATTCCAGTTTCCAACCAATACGCCCCAACCTTCACGGCATACAGCGGTTCCATCAAAAGTCCAGCCCAACATTTTATCGGTATCATAATGAGTTCCTTCTATGGCATTCATTTTTGCCGATAAATAGGCTCCAAATGGCATTAATAATTCATAGGTTGGATTTATTTTTTGCGATTCTAAAGCTGCCATGGCACTTTTTGCACCTTTTAAATATTTTGGATCTCCAAACTTTTTATAGGCGGAGTATAAAACCCATGCATGTCCGGCTGCGGCATCTGGTTGTGCACAAATGGTGTTTTTCATGGGTTGCATTTTGGCATAATCAAAATAGGAATAATCATAATTCCCATTCAAAACTACATCGGCCTCATAGAATTTATCAGCAATTTTTCTAGCAATTTTTTCCAATCCAGGTTCGTTTGGATATTTGTCATATATCGCATAAAACAATAAATTTGGATACACATCATACCACCAATCTCGTCCATACCCACCTCCCAATAAAGCTACTTCGGGGCATGTATTATTCATCATAATATCCCAACTGGTTTCGCTGTTGAAATAATTTTTGGTCATGCCAACATAATTCAGTTTCTGCTGATTTGTTTTGTCAATCCCAACCAAACTAGCGCCCAATGTGGCTCCCATAGTGGCCAGAGCCTCATGAAACATTCCTTTATTGTTCGTTCCTTGACGTACATCTGCCATAGCTGTATATAATCCCACCACTTCTTGCGGGTAATTTTTTCGGCTATTGTCTTTCCATACTAAAGGCCAATATTTGCCTTTTGCATTAAAATCGAAAACTGTTTTATCAAAATCAAGCGCCAGTTTTTTATAATCAATGATTTCCAAATGAGCAGGAACATTAGGCATTTGTTCTACACGAGCTATCTTTTTTTGTACTGTTTGTGCTTCTATGCTGAGGCTGAAAAATAATAGCCCTGCAATAGCAATTTTAAAATAAGTTTTCATCAATTAAATTTTAGAATAAAGATTAACGATTTTTAAACAATATGTTCTGCCACATGATCCAGAACTTTTAGGTCAATAGGTTCCTCTTTTTCTGGAGAAAGAATATTCCCTTCGGCAATTATTTTTTTACTGATATAAATAGAACACAATTGCAAAAGCGCAATAATACCAATGGCATAACGCAAGGCAAAATCTTCGGAAAGGGCATAATATAAAACCAAAAATGTTCCCGCTCCACAAAGTCTACCAACATACAAACCCGCTTCATGATTTAATATATAAGTGAATTCCCCTCTCTTTTCGATATGGGAAACAATATCAATAACTCTCAACTGAATCGGAAAATAAGCTAGATCCATTAAGGGTTTAGCTATTAACAATAACAATAAGAATATAATAACACCTGTTTTATTATAAAAGAATCCATTCAAACAAGCACCCAGAGCAAAAAGTATCAATCCTACCGCAAATATTTTTATTCTGTCGGAAGGTTTAGAAAAACGGCCAATAAGGTAGATAACGATGGCGGCTAATATTGCTCCTATCGATTGTGCATTACCCAATGCGCCTTCTTCTCCCAATAATTTAAAGATAAGCATAGCCGGAGCGGTTACCAAAAATCCTTGTGCCAATCCTTTGAAGGTAGCCAAAGATAAAAGCTTATACCACAAGGGATGAAACTTGAAAAAGATATATTGTTTCTGTGCCGGGTTTTCAAATTTACCCCTAAAACAAACAATTGAAGCCACAATTGTAATAAGAAAAACAACTCCCGTAATGATAATATAGGCACTATGTTTTTCTGCTTCTCCAGTTTTGGATTGAATAAACCAACCTATAGTGGCTGGGATTACAATGGCAATTATGGTATAGAAAAAAGTCTCCAAACCATAATAATAGTTGCGATTTTTGTCATTTGTAATAGCTAATGCCAAATAATCTCTATTGGACCAATACAAACCGAACGACATTCCCATGATGATTCCCGCGATTCCGATTCCGGTTAAATCCAATATCTTGAACGACATCATGATAATCATGGCAACACCGCTAAGCATCATTCCTGTTGAATATAATTTTCGAATGTTAAAATGTTTCAACAAAAACCCATTTAGTAAAAAGGTAAGCGGAATCCCTGTATAAATTGCCAATTGGTAAATAACAACTTTGGAAGTGTCATTGGAGTTTCTCATGATATAGGCCGCCACGAAAATATCAATTACAGGCAACACCAAAGCATACACCAAATTGGTAAAAATTAAGATCCGAAAATTACGGGTCTGACTTTGAAAATGATCAATTTCGGTTTGGATTTTTTTAAACATTGTTAAATTTTAAAAGTGAATAGATTTCTTCGATTGAAAATTTAGCGCCACACACAAATTCATCCGAAGCGCCATAATAAATGGTAATGGTGTCTCCATCCGGTTCTACAATGTGACCATTTGTGAATACTACATTTCCAAAGAAACCGCTGACTTCGTATTCTTCTGTTGGCACCATAATTGGCAATTCCGTTTGGGCAATTACTTTTGAAGGATCTTTTAAATCCATTAAAAAAGCCCCCAAACAATACTGATGATTTTCGTTGGCTCCATGATAAATGGATAGCCATCCCTTTTCTGTTTTTATAGGAGCTGCACCCGCACCAACTCTTTTGCTGTCCCAAAGCCCTTTTCTAGTTTTGATAATGCATTTGTGGTTTCCCCAGTGCAATCCGTCTGGAGATGACGTAATCCAGATATAATTTCCACCAATTTCCACACTACTCGGACGGTGAAGGGCATAGAACATCCCGTTGATTTTTTCTTCAAAAATGGCGCAATCTTTATTGTGAGCCGGCAATATCATACCGTGTTTCTCGAATGTTTTCCAATCGGTAGTGGTACGCAAACCTACGCCAACCCCATTGTCCGAAACAGAAGTGAAAGTCAAATAGTATTTTCCTTCAATCAAAGCTACTCTACAATCTTCTATTCCAAAAGCTTCCAAAATTCCTTCGCCTACCAATAATGGATAGCCTTCTGGCTCATAAAAATTGATACCATCTTCGCTACACAACAAACGTAAATGAGAAAGCGTAGTCAAATAATCAACCCCTTTGTAATTAATTATTCTTGCATCAGAAGCATCCAATTCTGGTGCATTTGTTGGAATTTCAATAATTTCGGTGCCAGTTTCGGTAAGAATAGGAAAAGAAATCACACCTTCTTTTTGTTCGGGTCTTTCGGCAACTCTTACTAGTAGCCAAGTTTTACCTTCGTATTGAAACACACCTGGATTCAACAAACAAGTAATTTGTAAGCCATCGATGCTCGCTGGTAAATCTTTGGGTGATAATAAAGGGTTTTGTTCGAATCGTTTTGCTATGTCTATCATTATCTTCAATTTTAGTTCTTAATTTTCAACATCTTAATTTTTAAAGTCCGGATCCATTTTTGCCGTTCTTTTTCCTGCTACCTCATCTGCCATTAGAATAAATACATTCCAACACAAACCTCGTGTTGAAGGCCACCATGAATCGGTTGTTGTCCACTTTGTTGGAATAAATTCTTTGCTGTAAGGCCATTCGGGATTTAAATTAATTTCGGCCCAAGCTCTGTTTTCCATTAACTTTTCGGCTTTTTTCCAACCATGTTTTACTCCCACAACATAAGCGCTATACTCAGCTCGAAACCAACTCCCTCCATTGTAATAAATGCCATCATTCGCACCGCCTACATAATTTGATTTTCCAAATTCGTCAAATGGCTGGTACTCTGTATTAATATAATCATATCCCTTTTTATCCTTTGTTAATCGGATGCAAATTGGTGCGGTTGTACCATATTCTGGATGCGGA
Coding sequences within:
- a CDS encoding phosphoheptose isomerase, whose product is MNLNISNNLDKIAVFEQIAAALKKENFSVVQEDQTRPWGGFFVIDESQAGAFVAKFFPHLEMEAITITNKLSPKILVVAPHKRLSWQYHFRRAEIWEILSGLVGVKTSMTDEEGEIQELAPGTFIQMDKGERHRLIGLESWGVVAEIWEHTDPENSSDEEDIVRLQDDFGR
- a CDS encoding alpha-amylase family glycosyl hydrolase gives rise to the protein MQSKLIIIVLLSFFMFESGSLKAQNTEKKWWKESVFYQIYMPSYADSNGDGYGDFKGMTVKLDYLQSLGIKGIWLTPFLTSPKVDNGYDIANYYKVDPTYGNKSDFEVFLKEAHKRGIKVIMDMVLNHTSTDCKWFQESRKSKDNPYRDYYIWKDKPNNWESFFGGTAWQKDTLTDQFYYHKFDVRMADLNWANPKVVAEVQKVLRFWLDAGVDGFRLDVINFLNTDGITTDNPMKEGVQDHKNDIDQKGVKDAMRIIKSTVNEYNNRFIVGEIGSDKIEVLKQYQSQDLLDVVFNFNFGSIKTFSSKRIFDELQSMEKNMSNYPTLFFGSHDMPRMIDRLADGSPNRALALAALMLTAKGVPFVYYGEEIGMHNIIVKNLEEMVDIQGKTHYELTLAKGNNPDEALKEGNEHNRDKSRSPMQWNGNAFAGFSKEKTWIKTNSDYQKNNVLELLTKENSILNRYKKLIALRNNEKVLQYGKYDRLDYKEDQILFTRSFEGDQITVLINFGSEKKISLPKGGQILMGSTQLKTNDFIIYRN
- a CDS encoding MFS transporter, translated to MFKKIQTEIDHFQSQTRNFRILIFTNLVYALVLPVIDIFVAAYIMRNSNDTSKVVIYQLAIYTGIPLTFLLNGFLLKHFNIRKLYSTGMMLSGVAMIIMMSFKILDLTGIGIAGIIMGMSFGLYWSNRDYLALAITNDKNRNYYYGLETFFYTIIAIVIPATIGWFIQSKTGEAEKHSAYIIITGVVFLITIVASIVCFRGKFENPAQKQYIFFKFHPLWYKLLSLATFKGLAQGFLVTAPAMLIFKLLGEEGALGNAQSIGAILAAIVIYLIGRFSKPSDRIKIFAVGLILFALGACLNGFFYNKTGVIIFLLLLLIAKPLMDLAYFPIQLRVIDIVSHIEKRGEFTYILNHEAGLYVGRLCGAGTFLVLYYALSEDFALRYAIGIIALLQLCSIYISKKIIAEGNILSPEKEEPIDLKVLDHVAEHIV
- a CDS encoding glycoside hydrolase family 130 protein, whose product is MIDIAKRFEQNPLLSPKDLPASIDGLQITCLLNPGVFQYEGKTWLLVRVAERPEQKEGVISFPILTETGTEIIEIPTNAPELDASDARIINYKGVDYLTTLSHLRLLCSEDGINFYEPEGYPLLVGEGILEAFGIEDCRVALIEGKYYLTFTSVSDNGVGVGLRTTTDWKTFEKHGMILPAHNKDCAIFEEKINGMFYALHRPSSVEIGGNYIWITSSPDGLHWGNHKCIIKTRKGLWDSKRVGAGAAPIKTEKGWLSIYHGANENHQYCLGAFLMDLKDPSKVIAQTELPIMVPTEEYEVSGFFGNVVFTNGHIVEPDGDTITIYYGASDEFVCGAKFSIEEIYSLLKFNNV